The window CCTGCTTGGAAGCAAACGACTCTACATGAATCATCGTCTGGCGGAGATTCGTTACACCGGCGACGACGATTATCCCTACAGCCTGCATTTTCGGCATACGCATACGGTGGATGGAAAAACCACAGACCAACCCGGCGAAACCATCGTGCGCGCCAAACGTATTATCCTGGCCATGCCGCGTCGCTCTCTGGAACTGATCAAGTCGGAGTTTTTCGATGATCCCTGGCTGCAGGAGAACCTGCCGTCCGTGCTAATCCAGTCCGCCTTCAAGTTGTTCCTCGCCTATGAAAAGCCCTGGTGGCGCAGCTTGGGATTGGTGGCGGGACGCTCTGTCACGGATCTGCCGGTGAGACAGGTTTACTACATGGGAACCGAATGCGAGCAGCCCGGCGGCGAGCCTTTCCTGAACTCTCTGCTGATGGCGTCCTATAACGATATTGGCACGGTCCCGTTCTGGAAGGGGCTGGAAGACGGACTGCCTTTTATAGGCTACAAACCGTCCTGTCTGGAGGCGGATATCAGCGCCGACAAAATCGTGCCCCGCACCCGCTATCAGGTCAGCGAAGACATGGTGCGCGCCGCGCAACAACAAGTGCGTCAGGTCCATGATCAAGTAGAGCTGCCAGAGCCTTACAGCGCGGTGTATCACGCCTGGGACCACGATCCCTACGGCGGCGGCTGGCATGAATGGAAAGCCAATTACCGGCTCGACAAGATCATGTGCCGTATGCGTCACCCGGTGGAGGAGCAACAGATTTTTATTGTCGGCGAAGCCTACTCCTACGATCAGGGCTGGGTGGAAGGAGCGTTGACTGTCGCCGAGTCGACCCTGGAGGATTTTTTCGCAATGGCGCGGCCTTCCTGGCTGCCCCCGGAACAACAATTCTCCCTGATGCCGGTCCCCTGCCCCGACGGTTGCGGTTGCGCTGACGACTGCGGCTGTCTCACCTGCGATGACTGCAAGAAAGTGTTGGATGAAGTCACTCAATTTGCGTACAAAGGAATCGACAATGTTGAAGGATAACTCATTTACCGTCGCCGACTATCTGCTCACCCGCCTGCGCCAGCTTGGTCTCGGCAAAGTGTTTCAAGTGCCCGGCGATTATGTTTCCGAGTTCATGGAAGCGTTGGAAAAATTCGATGGCGTGGACGCCGTGGGAGACATCAATGAGCTGGGCGCGGGTTACGCCGCCGACGGCTACGCCCGTTTCGCCGGCATCGGCGCGGTATCCGTTCAGTACGGCGTCGGAACCTTCAGCGTGTTGAACGCCGTGGCGGGGTCCTACGTAGAACGCAATCCCGTGGTGGTGGTCAGCGCCAGCCCATCCGCCCAAGACAGGCTGATCATTCGCGACAAAGGCGTGCTGTTTCATCATTCGACCGGCAACCTGAATGCGGATAAAAAAGTCTTTGAGCAAGTCACTGTGGCGGCGGAAGTCTTGAGCAACGCCGCCGAGGCCCCGCTACAGATCGACCGCGCCCTCACCGCCGCCATCAGCAAGCGGCGCCCTGTTTATCTCGAGGCGTGGCAAAACGTATGGGGCGAGCCCTGCCGGGAGCCGGAACACCCGCTGCGACCACAACCTCCCGTCAGCGACAGAGCGTCATTGCGGGCGGTAGTGGATGAGACGCTGCAGAGACTGGTCAACGCCAAGCGCGGCGTGATCATGCTGGGCATAGAGATCGCCCGTTATGGCCTGCAGGAAAAGGCGCTGCATATGGTTGAGGCCAGCGGGCTGCCCTTCACCACCACGCTGGAGGCGAAGTCTGTGCTCGATGAAAGTCATCCTCAGTTCATCGGCACTTATGCTGGCGCCGCATCCTGTCCAGGCACGCGGGAATACATGAAAAATGTCGATTGCATACTGGCCCTTGGCGTGATTTTCACCGATGACTACCTGGACCTGATGCAGAGCGATTTCTCCGAGATTATTCTGGTTAACGATGAACAAGTGCGCGTGGGCTATGAATACTTTCGCAATGTCGCCATGACCGACTACATTGATGACCTGTCGGCGCAGATCAGAAGCAAAAACGGATTCCCGCACCCATTGATAAAAGTCCATCTGGACGATGGGGAGTGCGCCGGCTGGAATACGGAACTGGGCGCCCAGCTCACCTACAACATCTTCTTCGATCAGCTCACGCACTTTTTCCAAGAGCGACGCTTACAGTCTGAAATTGAGCTTATCCTGGGCGAAAGTTCTTCCCTTTATGTGGCCAGTAATATTAACGGATTACCTCAAAACAGCTTTATCGCCAACGCCGTTTGGGGATCGCTCGGACATGAAACCGGCTGCGCCATCGGCGTCGCCATGGCCAGCGGCAAGCGTCCCTATGTCGTCGCCGGCGATGGCGGCTTCATGATGATGTGCCAGTCCCTGTCCACACTGGCGCGCAATCGCATTAACGCCGTCATTTTCGTGATGAGCAATGGGGTTTACGCAATCGAGCAGGCCTTTGTCGATATCAAAGCGTTTACGCCAGAGGGGCGTTTTGCGCCTTTCGACGTCCTGCCGCAATGGGATTACCAATCCCTCGCCAAAGCCTACGGCGCCATGGGATACCGGGCGCAGACCATCGACGAGCTGCAGAAAATACTGTTAGATGTAGAGTCCCTGGTGGACTGCCCCGCATTGGTGGAAATCGTCATTCCTCAAAAAGATCTGGCGCCGCAAATTCGCCGTCTGGCCAGACCGTCCTGAAGATAAGATCCTGAAGATAACATAAAGAAGCTGAATGCCATGAGAGCAAGGCGGGCATAGACGCCCGCCTTCTATGTGAGATTTAAGGTAAATAGTAGTCTGCGAAAGAAACGAACTCTACCGTCGCCTTGACTGCTCGTTCCATCTGGCTGCTGACTCTGCC is drawn from Hahella sp. KA22 and contains these coding sequences:
- a CDS encoding FAD-dependent oxidoreductase; translation: MDNAALTLDVAVVGGGVSGVYSAWRLQTECGAQQDIALFEYSDRIGGRLYSITLPGLPNVVAEVGGMRYIPDVHILVASLVKYLQLPTKDFPMGAPEPVGSQDNLFFLRGARFRYRDFSSHPDKIPYNLAWTERGYGPEDLQVKIMNYLYPGFADLSLCDQMRVKVFGKEIWKYGFWDLLYRVLSNEGYMFMKDAGGYDANVANANAATQLPATEYSDETKFLTLKHGFQSLPLTLCEQFVQAPGNLLGSKRLYMNHRLAEIRYTGDDDYPYSLHFRHTHTVDGKTTDQPGETIVRAKRIILAMPRRSLELIKSEFFDDPWLQENLPSVLIQSAFKLFLAYEKPWWRSLGLVAGRSVTDLPVRQVYYMGTECEQPGGEPFLNSLLMASYNDIGTVPFWKGLEDGLPFIGYKPSCLEADISADKIVPRTRYQVSEDMVRAAQQQVRQVHDQVELPEPYSAVYHAWDHDPYGGGWHEWKANYRLDKIMCRMRHPVEEQQIFIVGEAYSYDQGWVEGALTVAESTLEDFFAMARPSWLPPEQQFSLMPVPCPDGCGCADDCGCLTCDDCKKVLDEVTQFAYKGIDNVEG
- a CDS encoding alpha-keto acid decarboxylase family protein, yielding MLKDNSFTVADYLLTRLRQLGLGKVFQVPGDYVSEFMEALEKFDGVDAVGDINELGAGYAADGYARFAGIGAVSVQYGVGTFSVLNAVAGSYVERNPVVVVSASPSAQDRLIIRDKGVLFHHSTGNLNADKKVFEQVTVAAEVLSNAAEAPLQIDRALTAAISKRRPVYLEAWQNVWGEPCREPEHPLRPQPPVSDRASLRAVVDETLQRLVNAKRGVIMLGIEIARYGLQEKALHMVEASGLPFTTTLEAKSVLDESHPQFIGTYAGAASCPGTREYMKNVDCILALGVIFTDDYLDLMQSDFSEIILVNDEQVRVGYEYFRNVAMTDYIDDLSAQIRSKNGFPHPLIKVHLDDGECAGWNTELGAQLTYNIFFDQLTHFFQERRLQSEIELILGESSSLYVASNINGLPQNSFIANAVWGSLGHETGCAIGVAMASGKRPYVVAGDGGFMMMCQSLSTLARNRINAVIFVMSNGVYAIEQAFVDIKAFTPEGRFAPFDVLPQWDYQSLAKAYGAMGYRAQTIDELQKILLDVESLVDCPALVEIVIPQKDLAPQIRRLARPS